One part of the Vitis riparia cultivar Riparia Gloire de Montpellier isolate 1030 chromosome 8, EGFV_Vit.rip_1.0, whole genome shotgun sequence genome encodes these proteins:
- the LOC117920250 gene encoding uncharacterized protein LOC117920250 isoform X3, which produces MESLCVSWEASLYKKWWPQFTIPTFKVVTSKCLQKIRVGEQISLVRMKLSWPLSAREAVVHYFEVEYFQDGLIIVLLNSISDSENFDESTYGLTDDGTPELKDTVRIDVVGGFAVQQVTPDRSYFRTIANMDIKLDFVPPSLINFISRQLVGSGFRLYQKIVSSASEGNEDFHEALGEPLYTRIREALCSNAKPTEALGLEELKIDDACTHAEEYLVETVQADVKDINQRILRDDPAAESPSESSPVAEEKTFCEIQEEETEEGGHLKGDNKGVDPPPISPGVMKDCNGIDLAPKDQMAEKCPVNDKGVCVSPKVEEALGTLEEIISVIRGFGHDTQSKFLSIFANEGSNLEKDALKRTISSADGRVHSNGEVCVKPSENGTVERTSVEPRNSPGTQNSRYTGSNSQSREVNHNRIAPASPEQNLLSPCETQQVALHLSRNEVMERPMLKTSDNSEANVSVDEGQKLNRQKKRGFCCFNFISG; this is translated from the exons ATGGAAA GTTTATGTGTGTCATGGGAGGCATCCCTTTACAAGAAATG GTGGCCCCAGTTTACCATTCCAACTTTCAAAGTTGTCACTTCTAAATGTTTGCAAAAGATACGAGTTGGTGAACAGATATCTTTAGTCAG GATGAAGCTTTCATGGCCACTATCAGCTAGAGAGGCTGTTGTACACTACTTTGAGGTTGAGTACTTTCAAGATGGTCTGATCATTGTGCTTCTGAACTCG ATCTCCGACTCAGAGAATTTTGATGAAAGCACTTATGGATTGACAGATGACGGGACACCGGAACTAAAGGATACGGTAAGGATTGATGTGGTTGGAGGTTTTGCTGTACAACAGGTGACCCCAGATAGAAGCTACTTTAG GACAATAGCAAATATGGATATAAAGCTGGACTTTGTTCCTCCATCACTAATTAACTTTATTTCAAGGCAGCTCGTGGGCAGTGGTTTCAGGCTCTATCAAAAG ATAGTTTCTTCTGCATCTGAAGGCAATGAAGATTTCCATGAGGCTTTGGGGGAACCACTATATACTCGAATACGTGAAGCTCTGTGTTCAAATGCAAAACCAACAGAAGCCCTGGGACTGGAAGAACTCAAGATTGATGATGCATGCACTCATGCAGAGGAGTATCTGGTTGAAACTGTTCAAGCAGATGTGAAGGATATCAATCAGAGGATTCTCAGAGATGATCCTGCAGCTGAGTCTCCATCAGAGTCTTCCCCAGTTGCAGAAGAGAAAACTTTTTGTGAGATTCAGGAAGAAGAGACTGAAGAAGGGGGGCACTTGAAGGGGGATAACAAGGGAGTAGATCCACCTCCAATTAGTCCAGGTGTAATGAAGGATTGCAATGGAATAGATCTTGCTCCAAAAGATCAAATGGCAGAGAAATGTCCTGTAAATGATAAGGGTGTTTGTGTCAGTCCTAAGGTGGAAGAAGCTCTAGGAACATTGGAGGAGATCATTTCTGTGATTCGGGGATTTGGGCATGATACCCAATCCAAATTCTTGTCTATCTTTGCTAATGAAGGTTCAAATTTGGAGAAGGATGCCTTAAAGAGGACAATATCGTCAGCTGATGGTAGAGTTCATTCAAATGGTGAGGTCTGTGTTAAGCCATCTGAAAACGGAACTGTGGAGAGGACCTCGGTTGAACCTAGGAACAGTCCTGGCACTCAGAACTCCAG GTATACAGGATCCAATTCTCAGTCAAGGGAAGTAAATCATAACAGGATCGCACCAGCATCACCAGAACAAAATCTCTTGAGTCCTTGTGAGACTCAACAGGTTGCTTTGCATCTTTCCAGAAATGAGGTAATGGAAAGACCCATGTTGAAAACTAGTGATAATTCTGAGGCAAATGTTAGTGTAGATGAAGGGCAGAAGTTGAACCGGCAGAAAAAGCGTGGGTTCTGTTGCTTCAACTTCATTTCTGGTTGA
- the LOC117920250 gene encoding uncharacterized protein LOC117920250 isoform X2, giving the protein MEGKQNISQYRERMDKTLASHDLVNEEALKAIVKNQLLRSSEHDFKGDFDNVLEKRTKQVSNFLEMLRSTSKIDKEGSKTSEPPNAGWKLKQDNKEYRVMYREGPQGTPFHSLLVEGYIDGAVDVCLCVSWEASLYKKWWPQFTIPTFKVVTSKCLQKIRVGEQISLVRMKLSWPLSAREAVVHYFEVEYFQDGLIIVLLNSISDSENFDESTYGLTDDGTPELKDTVRIDVVGGFAVQQVTPDRSYFRTIANMDIKLDFVPPSLINFISRQLVGSGFRLYQKIVSSASEGNEDFHEALGEPLYTRIREALCSNAKPTEALGLEELKIDDACTHAEEYLVETVQADVKDINQRILRDDPAAESPSESSPVAEEKTFCEIQEEETEEGGHLKGDNKGVDPPPISPGVMKDCNGIDLAPKDQMAEKCPVNDKGVCVSPKVEEALGTLEEIISVIRGFGHDTQSKFLSIFANEGSNLEKDALKRTISSADGRVHSNGEVCVKPSENGTVERTSVEPRNSPGTQNSRYTGSNSQSREVNHNRIAPASPEQNLLSPCETQQVALHLSRNEVMERPMLKTSDNSEANVSVDEGQKLNRQKKRGFCCFNFISG; this is encoded by the exons aaattttcttgaaatgTTGAGGAGCACTTCCAAAATTGATAAAGAGGGGTCAAAAACCAGCGAGCCACCAAATGCTGGATGGAAA TTAAAACAAGATAACAAAGAGTACCGTGTTATGTATAGAGAAGGACCCCAAGGCACTCCTTTTCATTCATTACTTGTTGAAGGCTATATAGATGGGGCTGTAGATGTTT GTTTATGTGTGTCATGGGAGGCATCCCTTTACAAGAAATG GTGGCCCCAGTTTACCATTCCAACTTTCAAAGTTGTCACTTCTAAATGTTTGCAAAAGATACGAGTTGGTGAACAGATATCTTTAGTCAG GATGAAGCTTTCATGGCCACTATCAGCTAGAGAGGCTGTTGTACACTACTTTGAGGTTGAGTACTTTCAAGATGGTCTGATCATTGTGCTTCTGAACTCG ATCTCCGACTCAGAGAATTTTGATGAAAGCACTTATGGATTGACAGATGACGGGACACCGGAACTAAAGGATACGGTAAGGATTGATGTGGTTGGAGGTTTTGCTGTACAACAGGTGACCCCAGATAGAAGCTACTTTAG GACAATAGCAAATATGGATATAAAGCTGGACTTTGTTCCTCCATCACTAATTAACTTTATTTCAAGGCAGCTCGTGGGCAGTGGTTTCAGGCTCTATCAAAAG ATAGTTTCTTCTGCATCTGAAGGCAATGAAGATTTCCATGAGGCTTTGGGGGAACCACTATATACTCGAATACGTGAAGCTCTGTGTTCAAATGCAAAACCAACAGAAGCCCTGGGACTGGAAGAACTCAAGATTGATGATGCATGCACTCATGCAGAGGAGTATCTGGTTGAAACTGTTCAAGCAGATGTGAAGGATATCAATCAGAGGATTCTCAGAGATGATCCTGCAGCTGAGTCTCCATCAGAGTCTTCCCCAGTTGCAGAAGAGAAAACTTTTTGTGAGATTCAGGAAGAAGAGACTGAAGAAGGGGGGCACTTGAAGGGGGATAACAAGGGAGTAGATCCACCTCCAATTAGTCCAGGTGTAATGAAGGATTGCAATGGAATAGATCTTGCTCCAAAAGATCAAATGGCAGAGAAATGTCCTGTAAATGATAAGGGTGTTTGTGTCAGTCCTAAGGTGGAAGAAGCTCTAGGAACATTGGAGGAGATCATTTCTGTGATTCGGGGATTTGGGCATGATACCCAATCCAAATTCTTGTCTATCTTTGCTAATGAAGGTTCAAATTTGGAGAAGGATGCCTTAAAGAGGACAATATCGTCAGCTGATGGTAGAGTTCATTCAAATGGTGAGGTCTGTGTTAAGCCATCTGAAAACGGAACTGTGGAGAGGACCTCGGTTGAACCTAGGAACAGTCCTGGCACTCAGAACTCCAG GTATACAGGATCCAATTCTCAGTCAAGGGAAGTAAATCATAACAGGATCGCACCAGCATCACCAGAACAAAATCTCTTGAGTCCTTGTGAGACTCAACAGGTTGCTTTGCATCTTTCCAGAAATGAGGTAATGGAAAGACCCATGTTGAAAACTAGTGATAATTCTGAGGCAAATGTTAGTGTAGATGAAGGGCAGAAGTTGAACCGGCAGAAAAAGCGTGGGTTCTGTTGCTTCAACTTCATTTCTGGTTGA